In Gorilla gorilla gorilla isolate KB3781 chromosome 12, NHGRI_mGorGor1-v2.1_pri, whole genome shotgun sequence, the following are encoded in one genomic region:
- the CCT7 gene encoding T-complex protein 1 subunit eta isoform X1, with protein MMPTPVILLKEGTDSSQGIPQLVSNISACQVIAEAVRTTLGPRGMDKLIVDGRGKATISNDGATILKLLDVVHPAAKTLVDIAKSQDAEVGDGTTSVTLLAAEFLKQVKPYVEEGLHPQIIIRAFRTATQLAVNKIKEIAVTVKKADKVEQRKLLEKCAMTALSSKLISQQKAFFAKMVVDAVMMLDDLLQLKMIGIKKVQGGALEDSQLVAGVAFKKTFSYAGFEMQPKKYHNPKIALLNVELELKAEKDNAEIRVHTVEDYQAIVDAEWNILYDKLEKIHHSGAKVVLSKLPIGDVATQYFADRDMFCAGRVPEEDLKRTMMACGGSIQTSVNALSADVLGRCQVFEETQIGGERYNFFTGCPKAKTCTFILRGGAEQFMEETERSLHDAIMIVRRAIKNDSVVAGGGAIEMELSKYLRDYSRTIPGKQQLLIGAYAKALEIIPRQLCDNAGFDATNILNKLRARHAQGGTWYGVDINNEDIADNFEAFVWEPAMVRINALTAASEAACLIVSVDETIKNPRSTVDAPAAAGRGRGRGRPH; from the exons ATGATG ccCACACCAGTGATCCTATTGAAAGAAGGGACTGATAGCTCCCAAGGCATCCCCCAGCTTGTGAGTAACATCAGTGCCTGCCAGGTGATTGCTGAGGCTGTAAGAACTACCCTGGGTCCCCGTGGCATGGACAAGCTTATTGTAGATGGCAGAG gCAAAGCAACAATTTCTAATGATGGGGCCACAATTCTGAAACTTCTTGATGTTGTCCATCCTGCAGCAAAGACTTTGGTAGACATTGCCAAATCCCAAgatgctgag GTGGGTGATGGCACCACCTCAGTGACCTTGCTGGCTGCAGAGTTTCTGAAGCAGGTGAAACCCTATGTGGAGGAAGGTTTACACCCCCAGATCATCATTCGAGCTTTCCGCACAGCCACCCAGCTG GCAGTTAACAAGATCAAAGAGATTGCTGTGACCGTGAAGAAGGCAGATAAAGT GGAGCAGAGGAAGCTGCTGGAAAAGTGTGCCATGACCGCTCTGAGCTCCAAGCTGATCTCCCAGCAGAAAGCTTTCTTTGCTAAGATGGTGGTGGATGCAGTGATGATGCTCGATGATTTGCTGCAGCTTAAAATGATTGGAATCAAGAAGGTACAGGGTGGAGCCCTCGAG gatTCTCAGCTGGTAGCTGGTGTTGCATTCAAGAAGACTTTCTCTTACGCTGGGTTTGAAATGCAACCCAAAAAGTACCACAATCCCAAGATTGCCCTTTTGAATGTCGAGCTCGAGTTGAAAGCTGAGAAAGACAACGCTGAGATAAGAGTCCACACAGTTGAG GATTATCAGGCAATTGTTGATGCTGAGTGGAACATTCTCTATGACAAGTTAGAGAAGATCCATCATTCTGGAGCCAAAGTTGTCTTGTCCAAACTCCCCATTGGGGATGTGGCCACCCAGTACTTTGCTGACAGGGACATGTTCTGTGCTGGCCGAGTACCTGAGGAGGATCTGAAGAGGACAATGATG GCCTGTGGAGGCTCAATCCAGACCAGTGTGAATGCTCTGTCAGCAGATGTGCTGGGTCGATGCCAGGTGTTTGAAGAGACCCAGATTGGAGGCGAGAG GTACAATTTTTTTACTGGCTGCCCCAAGGCCAAGACATGCACCTTCATCCTCCGTGGCGGTGCCGAGCAGTTTATGGAGGAGACAGAGCGGTCCCTGCATGATGCCATCATGATCGTCAGGAGGGCCATCAAG AATGATTCAGTGGTGGCTGGTGGCGGGGCCATTGAGATGGAGCTCTCCAAGTACCTGCGGGATTACTCAAGGACTATTCCAGGAAAACAGCAGCTGTTGATTGGGGCATATGCCAAGGCCTTGGAGATTATCCCACGCCAGCTGTGTGACAATGCTGGCTTTGATGCCACAAACATTCTCAACAAGCTGCGGGCTCGGCATGCCCAG GGGGGTACATGGTACGGAGTAGACATCAACAACGAGGACATTGCTGACAACTTTGAAGC